The Salvelinus fontinalis isolate EN_2023a chromosome 31, ASM2944872v1, whole genome shotgun sequence genome has a window encoding:
- the LOC129829934 gene encoding DAZ-associated protein 2-like codes for MNNKGSYPQQAVYPQQSSAPIYPPAMQVSPQAPPYTDAPPAYSEIYQPRYVHPSQAGQLQQMAQYPGTQMYMQLPQSMAVGPMGHNVPMAYYPMGAMYPPGSAVLVEGGYDAGARFGQSNSASIPPPPPGHMPNAAQLAAMQGANVMMTQRKNNFFMGGSNGGYTIW; via the exons ATGAACAACAAAG GTTCCTATCCCCAGCAAGCTGTGTACCCACAGCAGAGCAGTGCACCCATCTACCCCCCTGCAATGCAAGTGTCTCCTCAGGCACCCCCTTACACAGATGCACCACCTGCATACTCTGAG ATTTATCAGCCCAGGTATGTGCACCCATCTCAGGCTGGCCAGCTACAGCAAATGGCCCAGTACCCTGGCACTCAGATGTACATGCAACTGCCCCAGTCCATGGCTGTTGGACCAATGGGCCACAACGTCCCCATGGCATACTACCCCATGGGAGCCATGTATCCCCCTGGCTCCGCTGTGCTAGTGGAGGGAGGATATGATGCTGGTGCTCGATTTGGTCAAAGCAACAGTGCTTCCATCCCT CCCCCACCTCCTGGCCACATGCCTAATGCAGCTCAGCTGGCCGCCATGCAGGGTGCCAACGTCATGATGACACAGCGCAAGAACAACTTCTTCATGGGTGGTTCCAATGGTGGGTACACCATCTGGTAA